One segment of Anatilimnocola aggregata DNA contains the following:
- the dinB gene encoding DNA polymerase IV, with product MIIHVDMDAFYASVEERENPSLVGKPVIVGGSAAGRGVVAAANYEARKFGVHSAMATARAQRLCPQAVLIKPRIEFYAAVSQQIRGIFADYTPLIEPLSLDEAFLDVRGSAALFGSAVAIARLIQQRVRDELRLVASLGVAPNKFVAKIASDLNKPAGFVVVEQGDMQAFLDPLPISRLWGVGKVTGQNFARFGLHTIGQVRSLQLSQLQNMLGPSAEHFWRLASGQDDRAVIPDREAKSISHETTFAEDIREDETLRGWLAELVEQVARRLRRYDLKGRTIEIKIRYADFQTVTRSFTLREPTNITSELWQAALEMFDTRLANQHPPVRLLGFGVHSIVEATQPRQQDLFGEEKRGRERQIDSVADQIVARFGKQSINRGRRPSE from the coding sequence ATGATTATCCACGTCGATATGGACGCGTTCTACGCCTCGGTCGAGGAGCGCGAGAATCCCAGCCTGGTTGGCAAGCCCGTGATTGTCGGCGGTTCGGCGGCCGGAAGAGGAGTGGTCGCAGCTGCCAACTACGAGGCCCGTAAGTTTGGCGTGCATAGTGCGATGGCCACCGCGCGGGCGCAGCGGCTGTGTCCGCAAGCGGTGCTGATCAAGCCCCGCATCGAGTTTTATGCAGCGGTCTCGCAGCAAATTCGCGGCATCTTTGCCGACTATACGCCACTGATCGAACCATTGTCGCTCGACGAAGCGTTTCTCGATGTTCGCGGCAGTGCCGCCCTATTCGGTTCCGCAGTCGCGATTGCCCGGCTCATTCAACAGCGCGTGCGCGACGAACTGCGGCTGGTTGCCTCGCTCGGTGTCGCGCCGAACAAGTTCGTCGCCAAGATCGCCAGCGATCTCAACAAGCCAGCCGGTTTTGTGGTGGTAGAGCAGGGCGATATGCAGGCCTTTCTCGATCCGCTCCCTATCAGCCGGCTGTGGGGCGTGGGCAAGGTGACCGGACAGAACTTCGCCCGCTTTGGGCTGCATACGATTGGCCAGGTTCGCAGCCTGCAGTTATCGCAGTTGCAGAACATGCTCGGGCCCAGCGCCGAACACTTTTGGAGACTGGCAAGCGGACAGGATGACCGCGCGGTTATTCCCGATCGCGAAGCAAAGTCCATCTCGCACGAGACCACGTTTGCCGAAGATATTCGGGAAGATGAAACCCTGCGTGGCTGGCTGGCGGAACTGGTCGAACAAGTCGCGCGGCGACTGCGACGTTACGACCTGAAGGGGCGAACCATCGAGATTAAGATTCGCTATGCAGACTTTCAGACCGTCACGCGATCTTTCACCCTGCGCGAGCCGACCAACATCACCAGCGAACTCTGGCAGGCAGCGCTAGAAATGTTCGACACGAGGCTGGCGAACCAACATCCGCCAGTTCGCTTGCTTGGCTTTGGAGTGCACAGCATTGTCGAGGCGACTCAGCCTCGGCAGCAGGACTTGTTTGGCGAAGAGAAACGTGGGCGCGAGCGACAGATCGATTCGGTCGCCGACCAAATTGTTGCCAGGTTTGGCAAGCAATCGATCAATCGCGGCCGCAGGCCTTCCGAATAG
- a CDS encoding right-handed parallel beta-helix repeat-containing protein has product MYRCRMALVVLCAISFPLGLHAAGSVKTPAELIAAVSVATEGDTIRIDEGRFELPEPLELPSGVTLQGAGVDKTILAPTKDRTAPTISLPDPEMKLEGLDTGAYLIRLQRDSRGVKISDLTLQGSQLHGAIFAWYPRDLELSGLRVQETMWSGVRTFGMKNSKIHGCEFIDAGGRWEKGKPGTKGGITGGAIFAIWMADCEVFDNRFLRTRPQREHEFYGIKVRQAKRCRFHHNTIEVNFSLELPFENDEDVEIDHNVLHGTVSIPKHAGGPVPESGRTFHIHHNWFRDSYSIEFVRNGVEIDHNLFDFDPLKDHGNLISGFGKAAAKGPAVFHNNLVNNPGRGIIWINEVFDQLVVRNNHIVTRTTATPRIEGLFGFNPQCDFSTIAIKDNVIECIGTPRPLLRSAESYQATIENNRLQNVSDAEKLKNPKANREAGLEAPLQFSCGVKGERTVDGWQAKTGR; this is encoded by the coding sequence ATGTATCGCTGCCGAATGGCGCTAGTGGTGTTGTGCGCGATCTCGTTCCCTTTGGGACTGCACGCGGCAGGCTCTGTTAAGACCCCTGCCGAGCTTATTGCCGCGGTCAGCGTCGCGACGGAGGGTGACACGATCAGAATCGACGAAGGGCGATTCGAATTGCCGGAACCGCTTGAACTACCATCGGGAGTGACTTTGCAGGGGGCAGGAGTCGACAAGACGATTCTAGCGCCCACCAAAGATCGAACAGCGCCAACAATTTCCTTGCCTGATCCGGAGATGAAGCTGGAGGGGCTCGATACTGGAGCTTACTTGATCCGCCTGCAGCGAGATTCCCGCGGGGTGAAAATCTCGGACCTGACTTTGCAAGGGTCGCAACTGCACGGCGCGATTTTCGCCTGGTATCCTCGCGATCTGGAACTGAGCGGCTTGCGGGTTCAGGAAACAATGTGGAGCGGAGTGCGGACGTTCGGCATGAAGAACTCCAAGATCCACGGATGCGAGTTTATCGACGCCGGCGGCCGGTGGGAGAAAGGAAAGCCGGGAACGAAAGGCGGCATCACCGGCGGCGCTATTTTCGCCATCTGGATGGCGGACTGCGAGGTGTTCGACAACCGCTTCCTGCGAACTCGTCCGCAGCGGGAACATGAGTTCTACGGAATCAAGGTTCGGCAGGCCAAGCGCTGCCGCTTCCATCACAACACGATTGAAGTGAACTTCTCCCTCGAACTCCCCTTTGAGAACGACGAGGACGTGGAGATTGACCATAATGTACTGCATGGAACCGTTTCGATTCCCAAACATGCGGGCGGACCGGTGCCTGAGAGCGGCCGGACTTTTCATATCCACCACAATTGGTTCCGTGACAGCTACAGCATCGAATTTGTCCGCAATGGAGTCGAGATAGATCACAATTTGTTCGATTTTGATCCGCTAAAGGATCACGGCAATTTGATTAGCGGATTCGGGAAGGCGGCAGCCAAAGGTCCCGCAGTGTTTCACAACAACCTGGTCAACAATCCAGGTCGCGGCATAATTTGGATCAACGAGGTCTTCGATCAACTTGTAGTACGCAACAATCACATTGTGACCCGGACCACCGCGACTCCGCGAATCGAAGGGCTGTTTGGGTTCAACCCACAGTGCGACTTCAGCACGATCGCAATCAAGGACAACGTGATCGAGTGCATCGGCACGCCGCGTCCTTTGCTGCGTTCCGCAGAAAGCTATCAAGCGACAATCGAGAACAATCGTTTGCAGAATGTGTCGGATGCCGAAAAACTAAAGAACCCTAAGGCGAATCGCGAGGCAGGCCTTGAAGCTCCGTTGCAGTTCAGTTGCGGAGTTAAGGGAGAAAGGACCGTGGACGGCTGGCAAGCCAAGACAGGACGGTGA
- a CDS encoding DUF1501 domain-containing protein, translated as MLRIDCGNSRPMCDGLSRRSFIQAGSLGLSGLTLANLLAAPAESSYVKDKAVVLLFLGGGPSQLETWDPKPDGIGTSTSIAGHIPTRLPGVRFASYFPHMAELADRLTIVRSFHTHHAEHNGAHKQILTADTSIPDGKPINHPGMGAVYARAAGAVHPQTGMPRQILIPPTLDHTAERAGFAGSFESVVEGCQPAYLGASFSPFEIKVPMKEGAAKDKKKGRGKSEPVENPLLQDMEPQVPDARLDGRLGLLKQLDQLNRQLDARGVMDGVDANNARALDVLRGGEVRDALDLLKEDPRTLAAYDTEHFRNYRCNDQSKFERSGPSIGISLGRQLLTARRLCEAGCGFVTVIHSNWDFHARKGIPNMPEGMSVLAPPLDHAVAAFLKDIHQRGLQDKILLVITGEFGRTPSLDENLGRHHWPRLCPLVFAGGGLKHGRIVGESDRRGGEPADNPYSIDDLHATIMNAMFDVGQMRLNTGLPKIVMERASRGRVIGEMF; from the coding sequence ATGCTGCGGATTGATTGCGGAAACAGCAGACCAATGTGCGACGGCCTCAGCCGCCGTTCATTCATTCAGGCCGGTTCGCTCGGCCTGAGTGGATTGACGCTCGCGAATCTGCTCGCGGCGCCGGCGGAAAGTTCGTACGTCAAGGACAAGGCCGTGGTGCTGCTGTTCCTGGGCGGAGGACCGAGTCAGCTTGAGACTTGGGATCCCAAGCCAGATGGCATCGGCACTTCGACCAGCATCGCGGGGCACATTCCAACGAGGCTGCCTGGCGTGCGGTTCGCATCGTACTTTCCACACATGGCGGAGCTGGCCGATCGACTGACGATCGTGCGCTCGTTTCACACGCACCATGCGGAGCACAACGGCGCTCACAAGCAGATCTTAACGGCCGATACTTCCATTCCCGACGGCAAGCCGATCAATCATCCGGGGATGGGCGCGGTGTACGCCCGCGCAGCCGGAGCTGTGCATCCGCAGACTGGCATGCCGCGGCAGATACTCATTCCCCCCACGCTCGATCACACCGCGGAAAGGGCCGGCTTTGCGGGCTCGTTTGAGTCGGTGGTAGAGGGTTGCCAACCGGCATATCTCGGCGCTTCATTTTCGCCCTTCGAGATCAAGGTGCCGATGAAAGAAGGTGCAGCCAAGGACAAAAAGAAGGGCCGCGGCAAGAGTGAACCCGTCGAGAATCCACTCTTGCAGGACATGGAGCCGCAAGTTCCCGATGCCCGCCTCGACGGGCGGCTGGGATTGCTGAAGCAATTGGATCAACTCAATCGTCAGCTCGATGCCCGCGGCGTGATGGACGGCGTCGATGCGAACAATGCCCGCGCGCTCGATGTCCTCCGCGGCGGCGAAGTCCGCGACGCGCTCGATCTGCTCAAAGAAGATCCGCGCACGCTGGCCGCTTACGACACGGAGCACTTTCGCAACTATCGCTGCAACGATCAATCGAAGTTCGAGCGCAGCGGCCCTTCGATCGGCATCTCACTAGGCCGGCAACTCCTGACGGCCCGCCGGCTGTGCGAAGCAGGCTGCGGCTTTGTCACGGTCATTCATTCCAACTGGGATTTTCACGCTCGCAAGGGCATTCCGAACATGCCGGAAGGAATGAGCGTCCTCGCACCGCCTCTCGATCACGCGGTTGCGGCATTCCTGAAGGATATTCACCAGCGCGGCCTGCAAGACAAGATCCTTTTGGTAATCACAGGCGAGTTCGGCCGCACGCCGTCGCTCGATGAGAACCTGGGCCGACATCACTGGCCCCGATTATGTCCTTTGGTCTTTGCCGGCGGCGGCCTGAAGCATGGGCGAATCGTAGGTGAATCCGATCGACGCGGCGGCGAACCGGCGGACAATCCGTATTCGATTGATGATTTGCACGCCACGATTATGAACGCCATGTTCGATGTGGGTCAAATGCGGCTCAATACAGGGCTGCCGAAGATTGTAATGGAACGCGCCAGCCGTGGCCGCGTGATCGGAGAGATGTTTTAG